In Thermococcus sp. MV5, the following are encoded in one genomic region:
- the nth gene encoding endonuclease III domain-containing protein — MTVKNLQSFTFKENWDEKKRRAHEIVKRLMNHYQKEKLLIGDPYKTLVHCIISQRMRDEVTYKVWKMLFEKYKNIKIIAKTPPEEMQDFLRKNGVGLWKAKGKWIVKSSQIILEKYGGKVPDKIEELMKLPGIGRKCANIVLAYGFGQQTIPVDTHVNRISKRLGLAPPKIAPEKVEEYLKELIPERLWIYVNHAMVDHGKSICRPIKPKCSECFLQDLCPYNKVLIKKEDIK, encoded by the coding sequence ATGACGGTAAAAAACTTACAATCATTCACATTTAAAGAAAATTGGGATGAAAAGAAAAGAAGAGCTCATGAAATTGTAAAACGATTGATGAACCATTACCAAAAAGAAAAACTTCTAATTGGAGATCCTTATAAAACCCTTGTCCATTGTATAATCTCTCAAAGAATGAGAGACGAAGTAACATATAAAGTGTGGAAAATGTTATTTGAAAAATACAAAAACATTAAAATCATTGCCAAAACACCTCCTGAGGAAATGCAAGATTTCTTGCGAAAAAATGGAGTGGGACTTTGGAAAGCCAAGGGAAAGTGGATAGTTAAAAGTTCTCAGATAATCCTAGAGAAATATGGAGGTAAAGTTCCCGATAAAATTGAAGAACTTATGAAGCTCCCTGGAATTGGAAGAAAATGTGCAAACATAGTTCTAGCATATGGATTCGGGCAACAGACAATCCCTGTTGATACCCATGTGAACAGAATAAGCAAACGTCTAGGCCTCGCACCTCCAAAAATCGCACCTGAGAAGGTCGAAGAATATTTAAAAGAATTAATCCCCGAGAGATTATGGATATATGTAAACCACGCGATGGTAGACCATGGAAAAAGTATTTGTAGGCCCATAAAACCTAAATGCAGTGAATGCTTTTTACAAGATCTTTGTCCATACAATAAGGTACTCATAAAAAAAGAAGATATAAAATAA
- a CDS encoding ATPase: MKVVLKPLFDAPLTPDFIEVIKAKLVGKEIKEGDTVEIELLGKVLQFKVMYSEPKLIRVNKNTKIELTEEEIFSLTLDFDEEIKDVFLSKKWIIALFENKVLILNQKGHKIFNQRFDNLREVKISDETIVVIHDDGKKLTIIHI, translated from the coding sequence ATGAAAGTTGTATTAAAGCCGCTTTTTGATGCTCCTTTAACACCTGATTTTATAGAGGTCATAAAAGCAAAACTTGTAGGAAAAGAAATTAAAGAAGGGGATACTGTAGAGATAGAACTTTTGGGAAAGGTCCTTCAATTCAAGGTAATGTACAGTGAACCAAAACTCATAAGGGTAAACAAAAACACAAAAATAGAGCTTACTGAGGAGGAGATATTTAGCCTAACGTTGGATTTTGATGAAGAGATTAAAGACGTGTTTCTCTCTAAAAAATGGATCATAGCACTCTTTGAAAATAAAGTTCTAATTTTAAACCAAAAAGGGCACAAGATTTTTAACCAACGGTTCGACAATCTCAGAGAAGTTAAAATATCCGATGAAACTATAGTGGTGATCCATGATGACGGTAAAAAACTTACAATCATTCACATTTAA
- a CDS encoding PadR family transcriptional regulator codes for MERPKYKGHLKLLILYMLKEKPQHGYGIMSELENRYGIPSPSAGAIYPILSSLKRNGLIEVVREGKREKKLYQITESGRKYLDEHKDELFEVIRMIESFKEFRSLGGNELKEVIKEVLKVLPSLTREQKIALSKEIIEFTRRIRLIILGGN; via the coding sequence ATGGAAAGACCAAAATATAAAGGCCATCTTAAGCTCCTTATCCTTTATATGCTAAAGGAGAAGCCACAACATGGATATGGGATAATGTCCGAACTTGAAAATAGATATGGGATTCCAAGTCCAAGTGCGGGGGCTATATATCCTATTCTATCAAGTTTAAAAAGAAATGGTCTGATTGAAGTGGTTAGGGAAGGTAAAAGAGAGAAGAAACTATATCAAATAACAGAGAGTGGGAGAAAATATCTCGATGAACATAAAGATGAACTCTTTGAAGTTATTAGAATGATAGAGTCCTTTAAGGAATTTAGAAGTCTTGGGGGAAATGAACTCAAAGAGGTAATTAAAGAAGTTCTAAAGGTTCTCCCATCGCTCACCAGAGAGCAAAAAATAGCGCTTTCAAAGGAGATCATAGAGTTTACGAGGAGAATTAGGTTAATAATTTTGGGAGGAAACTAG
- a CDS encoding ATP-binding cassette domain-containing protein, protein MHAIEVENLVKRYGDFEAVRGISFKVKRGEIFAFLGPNGAGKTTTVHVLTTLLKLTSGKAIVAGHDVVKEPIEVRKKIGIVFQDPSLDRELTAYENMYIHGRIYGLNGNELKEKIKRLLRFVELWDFKDKPVKTFSGGMQRRLEIARSLLHEPEILFLDEPTIGLDPQTRAHIWEYIKAMKEEHNMTIFLTTHYMDEAEQLADRIAIIDHGKIIAEGTAEGLKKLVGNDVISLKLEAPEKLKCLKSDFIKGCKLLSDNRVHLEVENAAEALPKLFTLAQKEGVNILEVTYHRPTLNDVFLHLTGREIREESGESTLKMIARMRLRR, encoded by the coding sequence ATGCATGCAATTGAAGTTGAAAACTTAGTTAAACGATATGGTGATTTTGAGGCCGTTAGAGGAATCTCTTTCAAAGTAAAAAGAGGGGAAATATTTGCATTTCTAGGTCCTAATGGAGCTGGTAAAACCACTACTGTTCACGTGCTTACAACACTTCTTAAGTTAACTTCGGGAAAGGCTATTGTGGCTGGTCATGATGTTGTTAAGGAGCCAATAGAAGTAAGAAAAAAGATAGGAATAGTTTTTCAGGATCCTAGCTTGGATAGAGAGCTGACAGCTTATGAGAACATGTACATTCATGGAAGAATTTATGGACTTAATGGAAATGAATTAAAAGAAAAAATAAAACGGCTTCTAAGATTTGTAGAGCTCTGGGATTTCAAGGATAAGCCTGTGAAAACATTCAGTGGTGGTATGCAGAGAAGACTCGAAATTGCACGCTCGCTTCTTCATGAACCAGAAATTCTATTCTTAGATGAACCTACAATAGGTCTTGACCCTCAGACAAGGGCTCATATATGGGAATACATTAAAGCAATGAAAGAAGAGCATAACATGACTATTTTCTTGACAACACATTATATGGACGAAGCTGAACAACTTGCTGATAGAATTGCGATAATTGATCATGGGAAAATAATTGCAGAAGGAACAGCTGAAGGGTTGAAAAAGCTAGTGGGCAATGATGTAATATCTCTCAAACTTGAGGCCCCAGAAAAACTCAAGTGTCTCAAATCTGACTTCATTAAAGGTTGTAAGCTTCTCAGCGATAATAGAGTTCATTTAGAGGTTGAAAATGCTGCAGAGGCACTCCCAAAACTCTTTACTCTTGCCCAGAAAGAGGGGGTTAATATATTGGAGGTTACCTATCACCGGCCTACACTCAATGATGTTTTCTTGCACTTAACAGGGAGGGAAATAAGAGAGGAGAGTGGGGAGAGTACACTCAAAATGATAGCTCGTATGAGGCTGAGGAGGTGA
- a CDS encoding ABC transporter permease, whose protein sequence is MRAFITMIYRQAKRFFRARSRVIGMIINPLIWLIFFGLGWSKVFDNPMARTIFGGVDYLTFLAPGIFAMTIFNQSFVSGVSVIWDKQFGFLKEILVAPASRKEAIVGRVTGDSLLTTVQGLIILLLTFLLAENLKLSGILPALVMGFLLAIAFSGFGTTLALKMESLEGFQMIMMVLMMPLTFLSGAIYPIEAMPGWMKALAYINPLTYAVDGARYYLVGSNVTRFSITTDWIVLGLLALVFLSFAMLEFEKATID, encoded by the coding sequence ATGAGGGCATTTATTACTATGATATATAGGCAGGCAAAGCGCTTCTTTAGGGCGAGATCTAGAGTCATAGGGATGATAATCAATCCTCTTATATGGTTGATTTTCTTCGGTCTTGGTTGGAGCAAGGTTTTCGACAATCCTATGGCTAGGACAATATTTGGAGGCGTGGATTACTTAACTTTCCTGGCTCCGGGCATATTTGCTATGACTATATTTAATCAGAGTTTTGTAAGTGGGGTTAGTGTTATATGGGACAAGCAGTTTGGTTTTCTTAAGGAAATTTTGGTAGCACCAGCATCAAGAAAAGAGGCTATTGTTGGGAGAGTGACTGGAGACTCTCTCCTTACGACAGTTCAGGGCCTCATAATACTCCTCTTAACATTTCTTTTAGCAGAAAATCTTAAACTTTCTGGGATTTTGCCTGCTCTTGTAATGGGATTTCTCCTAGCAATAGCATTCTCGGGCTTTGGAACAACTCTAGCACTTAAAATGGAGAGTCTGGAAGGATTTCAGATGATAATGATGGTTCTCATGATGCCACTCACTTTCCTTAGTGGTGCAATATATCCCATAGAGGCCATGCCTGGCTGGATGAAAGCTTTGGCATATATAAATCCACTAACTTATGCGGTTGATGGGGCCCGCTATTATCTGGTAGGATCTAATGTTACGAGATTCTCTATAACGACTGATTGGATAGTTTTGGGATTACTTGCGTTGGTATTCCTTAGTTTTGCGATGTTAGAGTTTGAAAAGGCGACTATTGATTGA
- a CDS encoding phosphoglycerate kinase: MFRLPGFNYHNKVIFLRADLNSPVKDGKIISDARFRAVLPTIRYLLEHKAKIVIGTHQSKPYEDDYLTTEQHAEILSSLLGVDVGYVEDIFGKCARDAINSLKPSEILILENLRFAAEETKQRPLEECEKTYFVKKLSPLVDYVVTEAFAAAHRSQPSLVGFAKIKPMIPGFLMEKEIKALTKAYESEEVPKVYVLGGAKVEDSLNVAENALKNGKADLILTGGLVGHIFTLAKGFDLGDANISLLERKGLINLVDRAEKILNEFYPYIRTPVDFAVEYKGERVEIDLLSDKKWVFDERPIMDIGSRTIEKYSEILKEAAIIVANGPMGVFEIEEFAKGTIEVFKAIGKSNAFSIVGGGHSIASIYQYNIKGISHISTGGGAMLTFFAGKTLPVLEALRISYEKFKNKKDFNQ; this comes from the coding sequence ATGTTTAGATTACCAGGGTTCAATTATCATAACAAGGTCATTTTTCTCAGGGCGGATCTCAACTCACCTGTAAAAGATGGAAAAATTATTAGTGACGCGAGATTTAGGGCCGTACTGCCCACTATACGCTACCTCTTAGAGCATAAAGCAAAAATAGTGATAGGGACACATCAAAGCAAGCCCTATGAAGATGATTACCTGACCACAGAACAGCATGCTGAGATTTTGAGTTCCCTTCTAGGAGTGGATGTGGGATATGTGGAAGACATTTTTGGAAAATGTGCGAGAGATGCTATAAACTCTCTAAAGCCAAGTGAGATTTTAATTCTTGAGAATCTCAGATTTGCAGCTGAGGAGACCAAACAACGACCATTAGAAGAATGTGAAAAGACATATTTTGTTAAAAAACTGTCTCCCTTAGTTGACTATGTTGTAACTGAAGCATTTGCCGCCGCTCATCGATCTCAACCTTCACTAGTCGGTTTTGCAAAGATAAAACCCATGATACCTGGTTTTTTAATGGAGAAAGAGATAAAAGCCCTAACAAAAGCCTACGAAAGTGAAGAAGTGCCTAAAGTGTACGTACTTGGTGGAGCTAAAGTTGAAGATTCATTAAATGTCGCAGAAAACGCTTTAAAAAATGGAAAGGCAGACTTAATTTTAACTGGAGGTTTGGTGGGACACATATTCACTCTCGCTAAAGGCTTTGACCTGGGAGATGCAAACATAAGTCTCTTGGAGCGGAAAGGACTAATCAACCTCGTAGATCGAGCTGAAAAAATTTTAAATGAGTTTTATCCCTACATCCGAACTCCTGTAGATTTTGCAGTAGAATACAAAGGAGAGAGAGTTGAGATAGATCTTTTAAGTGACAAAAAATGGGTATTCGATGAAAGACCCATTATGGATATTGGAAGCAGAACAATAGAAAAATACAGTGAAATCTTAAAAGAAGCCGCCATAATAGTAGCTAATGGTCCAATGGGAGTATTTGAGATTGAGGAATTTGCCAAAGGCACTATTGAGGTCTTTAAAGCAATAGGAAAAAGCAACGCATTTTCTATAGTGGGCGGTGGGCACAGTATAGCCAGTATATATCAATATAATATAAAAGGAATTTCTCACATAAGCACAGGTGGGGGAGCAATGCTGACGTTCTTTGCAGGAAAGACTCTCCCGGTTTTAGAAGCTCTTAGAATAAGTTATGAGAAATTTAAAAATAAAAAAGATTTCAATCAATAG
- a CDS encoding restriction endonuclease — protein sequence MKWNLEILQEAPHETLIKTLVNLLELMGFRNVEMVDSPEEWGIDILALRDDPIAGFEKYVIKVKSGALTSSQDIENFNEAIERAKADKGIFVSINGYTKDAKLVVGKEYKGRIIIWDGEKLVEDLNDKKVPVSEDLLKKIKRKKEEEKLEEKRKGVLKVIRLDTPLLYSFSPDKVFEQLSSLLEKKYKIKREDIILKTLILEASTAYIFSWSALVEDTKDKAVIFSKDEILTFVSKDDELDKKVSRALLESGSVIKATEIRIIEPLSPNEAVLLVKSRLAEDLKVSQSSVILHSRKKVYIPKRVLLELQVGVNSARGEVDLKSKEARVEIEPLPKEKLIEIAKEECMNLLGEELKEISFEPKENVAIINGQVSRFLFGAAVHIYSGRVLKRKSKIKRDAILSEVSKKYPGGKIIFFTEKEDKAIIDVLAPEGIVVLEFNLETGAYVVKEKLVHPYSLAKIAKDLIEANFDIKDLELSDFKVRDHKNLELLLKSEDGKVLVKVDGKTGDIMDYFVEITPEKAERIISKKYPDWRIKKIEELKDSYKIELENDRLLLKLSLGKDGKLLTEVDKYLKEDVVKKIVEEFLEEKGITADIKELELDENWKVKFAGKERVGEILIERVSGRVLKSDIFLTEFIIEETYQAHVSEKFAEKNPKTETIIVHKERGYAIIRLSGDNGFYYAKVDLRTGKILKEDMVSKKGLKAKIKKLQLDAKYK from the coding sequence ATGAAGTGGAATTTAGAGATCTTACAAGAGGCGCCTCATGAAACGCTTATCAAAACTCTGGTAAACTTGCTAGAACTGATGGGGTTTAGGAATGTGGAAATGGTGGATAGCCCAGAAGAGTGGGGAATAGATATTCTCGCTCTTAGGGATGATCCTATCGCGGGATTTGAAAAATATGTAATAAAAGTAAAATCAGGAGCTTTAACGTCTTCTCAAGATATTGAGAATTTTAATGAAGCCATAGAGAGAGCAAAGGCCGATAAGGGAATTTTCGTCTCAATAAATGGATATACTAAAGATGCCAAACTTGTGGTTGGGAAGGAATACAAAGGAAGGATAATCATATGGGATGGCGAAAAGCTTGTTGAAGATTTAAACGACAAAAAAGTACCAGTGAGTGAAGACCTACTCAAAAAAATCAAGAGAAAAAAAGAAGAGGAAAAATTGGAAGAGAAGCGAAAAGGTGTTCTAAAGGTAATACGACTAGATACTCCACTTTTGTACTCTTTCTCTCCAGATAAAGTTTTTGAACAATTATCCTCATTACTTGAGAAAAAGTATAAAATAAAGAGAGAAGATATTATTCTAAAGACCTTGATTTTAGAAGCTTCAACGGCTTATATCTTCTCTTGGTCAGCTCTGGTGGAGGATACAAAAGACAAGGCTGTAATATTTTCTAAGGATGAAATACTGACCTTTGTGAGTAAAGACGATGAATTAGACAAGAAAGTATCTAGGGCCCTTTTAGAGAGTGGATCTGTTATTAAGGCGACAGAGATAAGGATAATTGAGCCATTAAGCCCAAATGAGGCGGTTTTATTGGTTAAGTCCAGACTTGCAGAGGATCTAAAAGTCTCTCAAAGTAGTGTTATTTTACATTCTAGGAAGAAAGTGTATATTCCTAAAAGAGTATTACTGGAATTGCAAGTTGGAGTAAATTCCGCAAGGGGGGAAGTTGACCTTAAAAGCAAAGAGGCTAGGGTTGAAATAGAACCTCTTCCAAAGGAGAAGTTAATTGAAATTGCCAAGGAGGAGTGCATGAATTTACTTGGGGAAGAACTTAAGGAGATTTCATTTGAACCAAAAGAGAATGTGGCTATAATAAATGGTCAAGTTAGCAGGTTCCTTTTTGGTGCAGCTGTTCATATATATAGTGGAAGGGTTTTAAAGAGAAAATCGAAGATAAAGAGAGATGCAATTCTCTCTGAAGTCTCAAAGAAATATCCCGGAGGGAAAATTATTTTTTTTACTGAAAAAGAGGATAAAGCAATTATTGATGTGCTAGCACCTGAGGGTATTGTAGTTTTGGAATTTAACTTGGAAACGGGAGCCTATGTGGTCAAAGAAAAGCTTGTCCATCCATATAGTCTGGCGAAAATAGCGAAAGATCTTATTGAAGCCAATTTTGATATAAAAGACCTAGAACTTAGTGATTTCAAGGTTCGCGATCATAAGAACCTAGAACTACTCCTTAAAAGTGAAGATGGAAAAGTTTTGGTAAAGGTCGATGGAAAGACAGGAGATATAATGGATTACTTTGTGGAAATTACTCCTGAAAAAGCTGAAAGAATAATCTCGAAAAAATATCCTGACTGGCGAATAAAGAAAATAGAAGAATTAAAAGATAGCTATAAGATAGAACTCGAAAATGACAGACTTTTACTAAAACTCTCTCTTGGTAAAGATGGGAAACTACTAACAGAAGTCGATAAATATTTGAAAGAAGATGTTGTGAAGAAAATCGTGGAGGAGTTCTTAGAGGAGAAAGGAATCACTGCAGATATTAAAGAGTTAGAGCTTGATGAAAATTGGAAGGTCAAATTTGCGGGTAAAGAACGGGTGGGGGAGATTCTCATAGAACGAGTTTCAGGGAGAGTCTTAAAGAGTGATATTTTCCTAACAGAATTTATAATTGAAGAAACTTATCAGGCCCATGTTTCAGAGAAGTTCGCTGAGAAAAATCCGAAAACAGAAACAATAATAGTTCACAAGGAAAGAGGGTATGCAATTATAAGGCTTTCTGGAGATAATGGGTTTTATTATGCAAAAGTTGATCTTCGTACAGGTAAAATCTTAAAAGAGGACATGGTATCAAAGAAAGGGTTAAAGGCAAAAATAAAGAAACTCCAGCTGGATGCAAAGTACAAGTGA
- a CDS encoding metallophosphoesterase, translated as MRRIVAFLLVLLTLSLINVNQASAEAFPGDVLKYPMPGAPVVALPGEVVEIRPQDGVDITSLSIVSVLNGPYELEIIEKDTTLKIKIPENVVPDVYFLQIKSSKGEVTIPGAVWILKEYPKVLRIAHVSDTHITSGTKFGYVCGEYFQRDMKKIQELCDGGIIVPLHSYVATDSAYTYWAMDDRVDVTINTGDVVDTAGDGKGYKLMLDIISHATAAGRPTIIVKGNHDDPPNYYPRLIGPTDYYIVIGKFIIIALDSHGDEAHPYMNQLEWMEKVLEDHPDKIPIVIVHHPYWYSAPQGWIGGRIEGVSAFDDEDWQEMIQYGSYYWFGRNQEHLDIARRFLQDVEKYNIKLIMSGHIHHDKLHIYVDKNGNEHWFVTSTATGAPDKETNPPRPGRSPTWYGSKIIEIDENGNIRLPEIEEMFGSLFNDFISLPVPQKFITIRWTTEFGSAVKFINLLGEESGKFAIEIPDGAQVDTSVTNVTYKLLGERKIGDKTYELFEITVPKGISQLVISKGKDTEDPQIDISYFTPSKPMRGKPFKVYISVKDNLGIRDIYVEIEANGVVTKYPAIQTSGGRAEYFMAEIPGVDADGYVIRVVAIDFYGNKATVEKTMGEIETSTTSTPTQTTPSETTTSPTTPTTSSPTETTSSSSPTTTEAGGVCGPATIVALALLPLLAAKKKK; from the coding sequence ATGAGAAGAATAGTTGCTTTTTTGTTAGTTCTTTTAACTCTCTCTTTAATTAATGTAAACCAAGCAAGTGCAGAAGCCTTTCCGGGAGATGTCTTAAAATATCCAATGCCCGGGGCCCCTGTGGTGGCACTTCCAGGGGAAGTTGTGGAGATACGGCCACAAGATGGAGTAGATATAACCTCTCTCTCAATAGTCTCTGTGTTGAACGGTCCTTATGAGTTAGAGATCATTGAGAAAGATACTACACTAAAGATAAAAATTCCAGAGAACGTTGTTCCAGATGTTTATTTCCTTCAAATTAAATCAAGCAAAGGAGAAGTAACAATTCCAGGTGCAGTTTGGATTCTCAAAGAGTATCCTAAAGTTCTTAGGATAGCACATGTTAGTGACACCCATATTACAAGTGGTACTAAGTTTGGTTATGTCTGCGGAGAATACTTCCAGAGAGACATGAAAAAAATCCAAGAACTATGCGATGGAGGCATAATAGTCCCGTTACACAGCTATGTTGCAACAGATAGTGCTTACACATACTGGGCCATGGATGATAGAGTCGATGTTACAATAAACACAGGTGATGTGGTAGACACTGCCGGAGATGGCAAAGGGTACAAACTAATGCTCGATATAATCTCCCATGCAACTGCAGCTGGAAGACCTACAATAATTGTCAAAGGAAATCATGATGATCCACCTAATTACTATCCCCGACTTATAGGGCCTACGGACTACTATATAGTTATTGGAAAGTTCATCATCATAGCCCTCGATTCTCATGGAGATGAAGCTCATCCCTACATGAACCAGCTAGAATGGATGGAAAAAGTGCTTGAAGACCACCCAGATAAAATACCAATAGTAATTGTCCACCACCCATATTGGTATTCCGCCCCACAAGGATGGATCGGAGGTAGAATCGAGGGGGTCTCAGCGTTTGATGACGAAGATTGGCAAGAAATGATACAATATGGTAGCTATTATTGGTTTGGGAGAAATCAAGAGCATCTTGACATAGCAAGGCGTTTCCTCCAAGATGTTGAGAAGTACAACATTAAACTTATTATGAGTGGTCATATACACCATGACAAGCTCCATATTTACGTAGATAAGAACGGTAATGAGCACTGGTTTGTAACATCAACAGCTACAGGAGCCCCAGATAAAGAAACCAACCCACCTAGACCCGGCAGAAGCCCAACATGGTATGGATCAAAAATCATAGAAATAGACGAAAATGGAAACATTAGACTTCCTGAAATTGAAGAAATGTTTGGAAGTCTCTTCAACGACTTCATCTCTTTACCAGTTCCACAGAAGTTTATTACGATTAGGTGGACAACAGAATTTGGAAGCGCTGTAAAATTCATAAACTTACTAGGAGAAGAAAGTGGAAAATTTGCCATTGAAATCCCAGATGGGGCCCAAGTTGACACTAGTGTAACAAATGTCACATACAAGCTTCTTGGAGAGAGAAAAATAGGAGACAAAACATATGAACTCTTTGAAATCACTGTGCCTAAAGGCATATCTCAACTCGTTATAAGCAAGGGAAAAGACACAGAGGATCCCCAAATAGACATCTCGTATTTTACCCCATCTAAACCCATGAGGGGGAAGCCATTTAAAGTTTATATCAGCGTAAAAGATAACTTAGGGATCAGAGATATATATGTGGAAATTGAAGCAAATGGAGTTGTTACGAAATATCCAGCAATTCAAACCAGTGGAGGACGAGCAGAGTACTTTATGGCCGAGATCCCAGGAGTAGATGCAGACGGATATGTAATAAGAGTTGTAGCAATAGACTTCTACGGGAACAAGGCCACCGTGGAAAAAACCATGGGAGAAATAGAGACAAGCACAACTTCAACTCCCACTCAAACTACACCCTCCGAAACGACCACATCCCCAACCACTCCAACAACTAGTTCTCCAACAGAAACTACTTCTTCATCATCTCCCACAACGACAGAAGCGGGCGGAGTATGTGGCCCTGCAACAATTGTAGCTCTCGCCTTATTGCCATTACTTGCTGCTAAAAAGAAAAAATAA
- a CDS encoding DUF447 domain-containing protein: protein MEMFEEGKVYELLLVTKSNVTPVGVVKKGEKFHFKLFEGKSANDIREHPYGVLHITWDVDILVRTALNLPCKLEWEDSKTIPLKKIKNLPNIEGKIEFQEDSIKDSLGEAQILRCSLIPSRIEVFTVSTPPLSRADFYLLEMAINLTRLYVATRKLNVREAQNIYSKIWVEYRTYKRLGGKNKLAEKIMGFATAALRWNP from the coding sequence ATGGAAATGTTTGAAGAAGGCAAAGTGTATGAACTTCTTTTAGTCACAAAATCCAATGTAACCCCAGTGGGTGTTGTTAAAAAAGGGGAGAAATTCCATTTTAAGCTATTTGAAGGAAAAAGTGCCAACGATATAAGAGAACACCCTTATGGCGTCCTGCATATAACCTGGGATGTGGATATATTAGTAAGAACTGCTCTTAACCTACCCTGCAAATTAGAATGGGAAGATTCCAAAACTATCCCTTTAAAGAAAATAAAAAACCTGCCTAACATAGAAGGAAAAATAGAATTCCAAGAAGACTCAATAAAAGACAGTCTTGGAGAAGCTCAAATCTTAAGATGCTCACTAATCCCTTCAAGAATCGAGGTGTTTACAGTTTCCACTCCTCCTCTTAGCAGGGCAGATTTTTACCTTCTTGAGATGGCAATAAACCTCACTAGACTGTACGTAGCAACAAGAAAACTAAACGTGAGAGAAGCCCAAAATATATATTCAAAGATATGGGTTGAATATAGAACCTACAAACGACTTGGAGGCAAGAATAAACTCGCAGAAAAGATTATGGGGTTCGCTACAGCTGCTTTAAGATGGAATCCTTGA
- a CDS encoding ABC transporter ATP-binding protein: protein MVEVKLENIVKTFGETVALKGIDLHIKHGELFTLLGPSGCGKSTTLRIIAGLDFPDSGQLHFDNEDVTYKSSSERGAVLVFQNYALWPHMTVYDNVAYGLKVKKLPKQEIEKKVKWALELVKLQGYEDRYPTQLSGGQQQRVAIARALVVEPKLLLLDEPLSNLDAKLRLEMRSEIRRIQRELGITVIYVTHDQEEAMAISDRIAVMNIGQIEQVGTPKEIYEQPKTEFVASFMGKTNVIPAEVVERNEDKVTVEFEGFRLDGLTYTGENDKVVVVIRPERISLHPIENAVSITGKVDLIEYYGFFIEVVGLFGERRIIARTINDRDVIGLRPQGDVTFYIEREDILVLPKTL from the coding sequence ATGGTCGAGGTTAAACTTGAGAACATAGTGAAAACATTTGGTGAAACCGTTGCACTAAAGGGTATTGATCTCCATATAAAACACGGAGAGTTATTTACTCTCCTCGGACCAAGTGGTTGTGGAAAATCAACCACCTTGAGAATAATAGCGGGTTTGGATTTTCCTGACAGTGGACAATTACATTTCGATAACGAGGATGTCACCTACAAAAGTTCAAGTGAAAGAGGTGCCGTTTTGGTCTTCCAAAACTACGCCTTATGGCCCCATATGACAGTATATGACAACGTGGCATATGGACTCAAGGTAAAAAAGCTTCCCAAACAAGAAATCGAAAAAAAGGTAAAATGGGCGCTTGAACTGGTTAAACTCCAAGGTTATGAAGATAGATATCCAACCCAGCTGAGTGGAGGCCAACAACAAAGAGTAGCAATAGCAAGGGCCCTCGTAGTTGAACCCAAGCTTTTACTCCTAGATGAACCTCTTTCAAACTTGGATGCAAAGCTTAGACTTGAAATGAGGTCTGAAATAAGGAGAATTCAAAGAGAACTCGGAATCACAGTTATTTATGTTACCCATGATCAAGAAGAGGCTATGGCAATAAGTGATAGAATCGCGGTAATGAATATAGGTCAAATAGAGCAAGTAGGAACTCCAAAAGAGATATACGAACAGCCTAAAACGGAATTTGTTGCTTCTTTTATGGGTAAAACCAACGTAATCCCAGCGGAAGTCGTAGAAAGAAATGAGGACAAAGTAACAGTAGAGTTTGAAGGGTTTAGGCTCGATGGTCTAACTTATACCGGAGAGAACGATAAAGTTGTAGTGGTCATAAGACCTGAGCGTATTAGCCTACACCCCATCGAAAACGCTGTTTCAATAACTGGAAAAGTGGATCTAATAGAGTACTATGGCTTTTTCATTGAGGTTGTTGGCCTATTTGGAGAGAGGAGGATAATAGCTAGAACAATAAATGATAGGGACGTTATAGGCCTGAGACCTCAGGGGGATGTCACCTTCTACATAGAGAGAGAAGACATCCTTGTACTTCCCAAGACTCTCTAG